From one Gossypium hirsutum isolate 1008001.06 chromosome D08, Gossypium_hirsutum_v2.1, whole genome shotgun sequence genomic stretch:
- the LOC107933553 gene encoding uncharacterized protein At4g02000-like, protein MEDAMANLKLLDDEEEVIHEVTGEESFIFQFFLVGRCLTDSVVHFSSLRNTMADLWHPIGGICITEAGEKRYLFQFFNVIDLDRVKAGIPWFFNNHLLILQEIPEWVNPVTIDLRFTEFWMQVHGLPPGSMNESMEKQFGNFCGDYLEYDMSFPTLGSQTFLRIIVRLDVTAPLKRKKKVLFGKSLIVFARFKYEKLSQFCFICGRLGHGESFCPLRLQLNLPK, encoded by the coding sequence ATGGAAGATGCGATGGCAAATTTGAAACTGTTGGATGATGAGGAAGAAGTGATTCATGAAGTTACAGGAGAGGAGAGTTTTATCTTTCAGTTTTTCCTGGTGGGTCGGTGCCTTACAGACAGTGTGGTCCATTTTTCGTCTTTGCGCAATACTATGGCAGATCTTTGGCATCCAATTGGGGGGATCTGTATTACGGAGGCGGGGGAGAAGAggtatttgtttcaattttttaatgTGATTGATTTGGACAGGGTTAAAGCAGGAATCCCGTGGTTTTTCAATAACCACTTACTTATTCTTcaagaaataccagaatgggtaaATCCGGTAACAATAGATTTAAGATTTACGGAGTTTTGGATGCAAGTCCATGGTTTACCACCGGGATCGATGAATGAATCAATGGAAAAACAGTTTGGGAATTTTTGTGGGGATTACCTTGAGTATGATATGTCTTTTCCAACATTGGGATCTCAGACTTTTTTACGGATAATAGTTCGCCTAGATGTTACTGCTCCATTAAAACGGAAAAAGAAAGTTCTGTTCGGAAAGTCTCTGATTGTGTTTGCTAGATTCAAATATGAGAAGCTCAGCCAGTTTTGTTTCATTTGTGGAAGATTAGGTCATGGGGAGAGTTTTTGCCCTCTTCGATTGCAATTGAACCTTCCaaaataa
- the LOC107933552 gene encoding probable inorganic phosphate transporter 1-5 yields MGFFTDAYDLFSISLITKLLGRIYYFDALSEKPRTLPPRIAAVVNGVAFCRTLAGQLFFGWLGDKLGRKRVYGLTLMLMVIYSIASGLSFGKSPDGVMATLCFFK; encoded by the exons ATGGGTTTCTTCACTGACGCTTATGACCTTTTTAGCATCTCTCTTATCACAAAATTGCTCGGTCGTATTTACTACTTCGATGCACTTTCTGAAAAGCCTAGAACTTTGCCTCCTCGTATTGCAGCTGTTGTTAATGGTGTGGCCTTTTGCAGAACTTTAGCTGGACAGCTTTTCTTTGGTTGGCTTGGTGATAAATTAGGCCGAAAACGAGTTTATGGACTCACCTTAATGCTCATGGTGATCTATTCCATTGCCTCTGGACTTTCCTTCGGAAAGTCTCCAGATGGTGTAATGGCAACCCTTTGCTTCTTCAA GTGA